A single Anopheles funestus chromosome 2RL, idAnoFuneDA-416_04, whole genome shotgun sequence DNA region contains:
- the LOC125763178 gene encoding histone acetyltransferase KAT2A-like, whose translation MQRDRKVPEKALQQEGLNEDSHFEAAASLSLYKQERQHERTSSMAGTGRKLDATKHYENESDCEDLSDEVVARALKRINDSNSNSSMAEIVFPPNAPRDEAAKAEENRREIEFHVVGNSLTKAVTKHTRMWLLGLHSVFAHQLPRMPREYISQLLFDPKHKTLALIKEGRPIGGICFRTFVSQGFTEIVFCAVTSSEQVKGYGTHLMNHLKDYSTQRGIKHFLTYADEFAIGYFKKQGFSKDIKVARHVYAGFIKEYEGATLMHCELHPSLIYTQFSSVIRKQKEIVKELITQRQQEVQKVHPGLTCFKEGVRSIPIESIPGLREVGWRPTFRAQRTARPLEESADPDKLANSLSGVLLAVRQHTAAWPFLKPVNQVEVPDYYDHIKYPMDLKTMTERLKNKYYVTRRLFMADMARIFTNCRLYNSPETEYYRCANTLERYFQTKMKEIGLWDK comes from the exons ATGCAGCGTGATCGAAAAGTCCCGGAAAAGGCGCTCCAACAGGAAGGGTTGAACGAAGATTCTCACTTTGAAGCCGCAGCTTCACTTTCCCTGTACAAACAAGAACGTCAGCACGAAAGAACATCATCAATGGCTGGAACTGGTAGAAAGCTGGATGCAACAAAGCACTACGAAAACGAATCGGACTGTGAAGATCTTTCCGATGAAGTAGTGGCGCGGGCTTTAAAGCGCATCAACGACTCAAACTCAAACTCCAGCATGGCCGAGattgtttttccaccaaatgcTCCACGTGATGAGGCAGCAAAGGCAGAGGAAAATCGTCGAGAAATCGAATTTCACGTGGTAGGAAATTCTCTTACAAAGGCCGTGACGAAGCACACGAGGATGTGGTTGCTTGGGTTGCACAGTGTTTTCGCTCATCAGCTGCCTCGAATGCCCAGAGAGTACATCAGCCAACTGTTGTTCGATCC GAAACATAAGACGCTGGCCTTGATTAAAGAGGGTCGTCCGATCGGCGGAATCTGCTTCCGTACGTTCGTATCGCAAGGCTTTACAGAAATCGTTTTCTGTGCCGTTACTAGCAGCGAACAGGTGAAGGGATACGGCACACATTTAATGAATCATCTGAAGGATTACAGCACTCAAAGGGGCATTAAACATTTCCTAACTTACGCGGATGAGTTTGCGATCGGATATTTCAAAAAGCAGGGATTTTCCAAAGATATTAAGGTAGCACGCCACGTGTATGCTG GATTTATCAAAGAGTACGAGGGAGCCACACTGATGCACTGTGAGCTCCATCCCAGCTTGATCTATACACAGTTCAGCTCGGTTATACGAAAGCAAAAAGAGATCGTAAAGGAACTGATCACTCAGCGCCAGCAGGAGGTACAGAAGGTGCATCCGGGGCTAACCTGTTTCAAGGAAGGTGTCCGTAGCATACCGATCGAATCAATACCGGGTCTGCGAGAAGTAGGGTGGCGACCGACCTTCCGAGCACAGCGCACTGCTCGTCCACTAGAGGAATCGGCTGACCCGGATAAATTAGCCAATTCGCTGAGCGGAGTGTTGCTTGCCGTTCGGCAGCATACGGCCGCATGGCCATTCTTGAAGCCAGTCAATCAGGTGGAAGTTCCTGACTATTATGATCACATTAAATACCCGATGGATCTCAAAACCATGACAGAACGGCTGAAGAACAA ATATTACGTCACAAGACGGTTGTTCATGGCTGACATGGCTCGAATTTTTACCAATTGTCGTCTCTACAATTCTCCAGAAACGGAATACTACCG CTGTGCCAACACTCTCGAACGGTACTTTCAAaccaaaatgaaagaaatcgGTCTATGGGATAAATGA
- the LOC125763183 gene encoding lipid droplet-associated hydrolase, whose protein sequence is MFWNFFCGVASKVHLITSSVRSNFVLCKHMSSTVSNMQESYPVIAKVPTHILTWGKWIEESLGDQKEIVLCITGNPGLPGFYTKFLSTVYECLNKELPVWVIGQAGHDEADESPYKKPVPALSGNENMYNLKGQLQHKIEFIRKYVPEDVKIHLIGHSIGAYMALELLKLPDISDRIKHCYFLFPTLERMAGSRNGFIVTRLINPMWFVWQWFYRMFNLLPLFIRTWIIYMYYLVDGIPKYYLGTGLKYMNPNVIDKIWFLAMDEMKNVTELDVDTLKENKQRIKLYYGSKDGWVPVRYYHELKQRIPDMDAELCTRKYEHAFVLRSAEQMGFAVGEWILKNRA, encoded by the exons atgttttggaattttttttgcggaGTGGCGAGTAAAGTCCATCTTATTACTTCATCCGTTCGATCGAACTTCGTTTTGTGTAAGCATATGAGCAGTACGGTAAGCAACATGCAAGAATCATATCCAGTTATTGCAAAAGTTCCAACTCACATACTCACCTGGGGTAAGTGGATAGAGGAATCACTTGGTGATCAAAAGGAAATTGTTCTATGCATTACCGGCAATCCCGGATTGCCCggattttacaccaaattcCTCTCTACTGTATATGAGTGTTTGAACAAAGAGCTACCAGTGTGGGTAATAG GTCAAGCGGGACATGATGAAGCTGATGAAAGTCCTTACAAGAAGCCGGTACCAGCGCTGAGCGGAAACGAGAATATGTACAACTTGAAGGGGCAGTTGCAACATAAAATAGAATTCATAAGGAAGTATGTTCCAGAGGATGTAAAAATTCATCTGATCGGTCACTCTATCGGAGCGTATATGGCGTTGGAGCTGTTGAAACTTCCCGACATAAGCGACCGTATTAAGCATTGCTACTTTCTATTCCCTACATTGGAACGGATGGCCGGTTCGAGGAACGGATTTATAGTAACCAGACTCATCAATCCAATGTGGTTCGTTTGGCAATGGTTTTATCGAATGTTCAATCTGTTGCCATTGTTCATTCGTACGTGGATTATCTATATGTACTATCTGGTGGATGGCATTCCAAAATATTACCTCGGCACCGGTCTGAAGTACATGAACCCAAATGTCATCGACAAAATATGGTTTCTCGCTATggacgaaatgaaaaatgtaacGGAACTGGATGTGGATACTTTAAAGGAGAATAAGCAACGTATTAAACTGTACTACGGATCCAAAGACGGATGGGTACCGGTGAGGTACTATCACGAGCTTAAACAACGCATCCCAGATATGGACGCCGAGCTTTGCACTAGGAAGTATGAGCATGCATTTGTGTTACGTTCAGCGGAACAGATGGGCTTTGCTGTCGGTGAGTGGATTTTAAAAAACCGCGCTTAA
- the LOC125763168 gene encoding histone acetyltransferase KAT2A, whose amino-acid sequence MSENPKNQNGEVKQEKADSNHGGNSGGSQETTRQDSIERIMLRKQKVYQLPRNQKLTKLSMYSSCQANECRCSGWKTPEENRHKDVEVDYCPDFAEECRNPNCKHSLETHIQHLGDITEEQMNELLGAIVDVENLYMSMLRESDTDTKKVYAYLFRLLRQCILTRTQAVIRGPLGDPPFEQPSISKAVTNFVLHKYGHLHQAELDSMTDVAKTFLHCLNHWNFEAPSARQDLVNQEDVSNYKINYTRWLVFCHVPAFCSSLRHFETSIVFGRTLLKAVYQYVYQQLLMRCKIERDRMPPEKRIMLTQLPKFLEALKQEVVNEDSPIWSPNFKPAASLLLHKTKRQHEGTSSLAGTGKKLGEAKRYKKESDCEDLSDEVVARALKRINDSNYSSRAEVVFPPNAPRDEAAKAEENRREIEFHVVGNSLTKAVTKQSMLWLLGLHSVFAHQLPGMPREYISQLVFDPKHKTLALIKEGRPIGGICFRTFVSQGFTEIVFCAVTSSEQVKGYGTHLMNHLKDYSTQRGIKHFLTYADEFAIGYFKKQGFSKDIKVARHVYAGFIKEYEGATLMHCELHPSLIYTQFSSVIRKQKEIVKELITQRQQEVQKVHPGLTCFKEGVRSIPIESIPGLREVGWRPTFRAQRTARPLEESADPDKLANSLSGVLLAVRQHTAAWPFLKPVNQVEVPDYYDHIKYPMDLKTMTERLKNKYYVTRRLFMADMARIFTNCRLYNSPETEYYRCANTLERYFQTKMKEIGLWDK is encoded by the exons ATGAGTGAGaatccaaaaaatcaaaacggtGAAGTAAAGCAAGAAAAGGCTGATTCTAACCATGGCGGAAACAGCGGTGGATCGCAGGAAACCACTCGTCAGGACAGCATCGAACGGATCATGCTCCGGAAGCAAAAG GTGTACCAGCTACCAAGGAATCAAAAGCTTACGAAGCTTTCGATGTACTCGTCTTGCCAGGCAAATGAGTGCCGCTGCAGTGGTTGGAAAACGCCGGAGGAAAATCGCCACAAAGATGTCGAGGTAGATTATTGTCCCGATTTCGCAGAAGAATGTCGAAATCCAAACTGCAAGCATAGCCTAGAGACACACATTCAGCACCTAGGTGATATTACCGAGGAACAAATGAACGAACTGCTGGGAGCCATCGTTGATGTGGAAAATCTGTACATGAGCATGCTCCGTGAGTCGGATACTGATACGAAGAAGGTATATGCTTACTTGTTCCGTTTGCTGCGGCAATGCATTCTAACGCGAACGCAAGCAGTTATCAGAGGCCCATTGGGAGATCCTCCATTCGAGCAACCGTCGATTTCGAAAGCTGTCACTAACTTCGTTCTGCATAA ATATGGCCATCTGCACCAAGCAGAGCTGGATTCGATGACGGATGTCGCTAAAACGTTTCTTCATTGTCTGAATCACTGGAACTTTGAAGCACCGAGCGCACGGCAAGATTTAGTCAACCAGGAAGACGTTTCAAATTACAAAATCAACTACACGCGTTGGTTAGTGTTCTGTCATGTACCGGCGTTCTGTAGTTCACTTCGACACTTTGAAACTTCGATCGTTTTCGGTCGTACACTGTTGAAGGCGGTCTATCAGTACGTCTACCAGCAGTTGCTGATGCGTTGTAAAATTGAGCGCGATCGTATGCCTCCGGAAAAGCGAATCATGCTGACACAGTTACCCAAATTCCTTGAGGCGCTCAAACAGGAGGTGGTGAACGAAGATTCTCCCATCTGGTCTCCAAACTTTAAACCCGCAGCGTCTCTCTTGCTGCACAAAACCAAACGCCAGCATGAAGGAACATCATCATTGGCTGGAACTGGTAAAAAGCTGGGTGAAGCAAAACGCTACAAAAAAGAATCCGACTGTGAAGATCTTTCCGATGAAGTGGTGGCGCGGGCTTTAAAGCGCATTAACGACTCCAACTACTCCAGCCGGGCGGAGgttgtttttccaccaaatgcTCCACGTGATGAGGCAGCAAAGGCAGAGGAAAATCGTCgagaaattgaatttcacGTGGTTGGAAATTCTCTTACGAAAGCCGTGACGAAGCAATCAATGCTGTGGTTGCTTGGGTTGCACAGTGTTTTCGCTCATCAGCTGCCTGGAATGCCCAGAGAGTACATCAGCCAACTGGTGTTCGATCC GAAACATAAGACGCTGGCCTTGATTAAAGAGGGTCGTCCGATCGGCGGAATCTGCTTCCGTACGTTCGTATCGCAAGGCTTTACAGAAATCGTTTTCTGTGCCGTTACTAGCAGCGAACAGGTGAAGGGATACGGCACACATTTAATGAATCATCTGAAGGATTACAGCACTCAAAGGGGCATTAAACATTTCCTAACTTACGCGGACGAGTTTGCGATCGGATATTTCAAAAAGCAGGGATTTTCCAAAGATATTAAGGTAGCACGCCACGTGTATGCTG GATTTATCAAAGAGTACGAGGGAGCCACACTGATGCACTGTGAGCTCCATCCCAGCTTGATCTATACACAGTTCAGCTCGGTTATACGAAAGCAAAAAGAGATCGTAAAGGAACTGATCACTCAGCGCCAGCAGGAAGTACAGAAGGTGCATCCGGGGCTAACCTGTTTCAAGGAAGGTGTCCGTAGCATACCGATCGAATCAATACCGGGTCTGCGAGAAGTAGGGTGGCGACCGACCTTCCGAGCACAGCGAACTGCTCGTCCACTAGAGGAATCGGCTGACCCGGATAAATTAGCCAATTCGCTGAGCGGAGTGTTGCTTGCCGTTCGGCAGCATACGGCCGCATGGCCATTCTTGAAGCCAGTCAATCAGGTGGAAGTTCCTGACTATTATGATCACATTAAATACCCGATGGATCTCAAAACCATGACAGAACGGCTGAAGAATAA ATATTACGTCACAAGACGGTTGTTCATGGCTGACATGGCTCGAATTTTTACCAATTGTCGTCTCTACAATTCTCCAGAAACGGAATACTACCG CTGTGCCAACACTCTCGAACGGTACTTTCAAaccaaaatgaaagaaatcgGTCTATGGGATAAATGA